The Gemmatimonadaceae bacterium genome contains a region encoding:
- a CDS encoding type IV pilus twitching motility protein PilT, giving the protein MTPPVQSPVSLRTLLDEMIERDASDLHISAGDRPKLRVDGDIINATIEHVLTPRDTLQLAYSVLTENQKKRFEMEDELDFSFGIANLSRFRGNVFKQRGCVSMVIRQIPFQIKTFADLQLAPVIATFAERPRGLVLVTGPTGSGKSTTLAAMIDKINTERRGHIITVEDPIEFIHRHRNCIINQREVGADTKSFASALKYALREDPDVILIGEMRDLETIQAALTIAETGHLVFATLHTNSAAEAINRIIDVFPAHQQSQVRAQLAFVLEGIITQVLLPKTSGKGRAMAAEILVVTPAIRALIRDDKVHQIYSSMQSGKKFGMQTLNDALYQLYVTRIVTADECVRSSSDPNEFLRMIGKGPGEDVSGAAPERRGSERLVGGRK; this is encoded by the coding sequence ATGACACCTCCCGTCCAATCTCCCGTCTCGCTCCGCACGCTGCTCGATGAAATGATCGAGCGCGATGCGTCCGACCTGCACATCTCCGCCGGCGACCGGCCGAAGCTGCGCGTGGACGGCGATATCATCAACGCCACCATCGAGCACGTGCTGACGCCGCGGGACACGCTGCAGCTGGCGTATTCGGTACTCACGGAAAACCAGAAGAAGCGGTTCGAAATGGAGGACGAGCTGGACTTCTCGTTCGGCATTGCGAACCTGTCCCGTTTCCGCGGCAACGTGTTCAAGCAGCGCGGCTGTGTGAGCATGGTCATCCGGCAGATTCCGTTCCAGATCAAGACCTTTGCCGACCTGCAACTGGCGCCGGTGATTGCCACCTTCGCCGAGCGTCCGCGAGGCCTGGTGCTGGTGACCGGGCCCACCGGATCGGGCAAGAGCACGACGCTGGCGGCGATGATCGACAAGATCAACACCGAGCGGCGCGGGCATATCATCACGGTGGAAGATCCCATCGAGTTCATCCACCGTCACCGCAACTGCATCATCAATCAGCGCGAAGTCGGCGCCGACACCAAGAGCTTCGCCTCGGCGCTCAAGTACGCGTTGCGCGAAGACCCCGATGTCATTCTGATTGGCGAAATGCGCGACCTGGAAACCATCCAGGCGGCGCTGACGATTGCTGAAACGGGTCACCTGGTGTTCGCCACGCTGCACACCAACAGCGCCGCGGAAGCGATCAACCGCATCATCGACGTGTTCCCGGCACACCAACAGAGCCAGGTGCGGGCCCAGCTGGCCTTCGTGCTGGAAGGGATCATTACGCAGGTGCTGCTGCCCAAGACGTCGGGGAAGGGTCGGGCCATGGCCGCCGAAATCCTGGTGGTGACGCCGGCCATTCGCGCGCTCATTCGCGATGACAAGGTGCACCAGATCTACTCCTCGATGCAGTCGGGCAAGAAGTTCGGCATGCAGACCCTGAATGATGCGTTGTACCAACTGTACGTGACACGCATCGTGACGGCCGATGAATGCGTGCGCTCTTCCAGTGATCCGAATGAGTTCCTGCGGATGATTGGCAAGGGGCCGGGGGAAGACGTGAGCGGAGCCGCGCCGGAGCGACGAGGGTCTGAGCGGTTGGTGGGAGGCAGGAAATAG
- a CDS encoding type II secretion system F family protein: MATFTYTARNGSGELKTATIDAPSRDEAVAQLRRQRLTIIKVDESKSTPKKSLGSIKMRDIVIFTRQFSTMINAGLPLVQALDILARQSENKALQAVVREVVFDVESGNTVADAMKKHPKAFSDLYTNMVAAGEAGGILDTILNRLAIFMEKNDALVRKVKGAMIYPTVIMCVAALCVVILLWKVIPVFASMFGSVGMELPLPTRVVIGMSGFLNAYWWACILGIAGFGYFIKQYYATNNGQLVIDRFLLHVPVLGDVLRKSAVSRFTRTLGTLISSGVSILDGLEITARTSGNRVVQDAIMGSRASIAGGETIAGPLQKSAVFPPMVISMIAVGEQTGGLDEMLTKIADFYDDEVDAAVSALLSLLEPIMIVFLGVVVGGMIVAMYLPIFDMVNAVK; this comes from the coding sequence ATGGCGACCTTTACCTATACCGCCCGCAATGGCAGCGGCGAGCTGAAAACGGCGACGATCGACGCGCCCAGTCGCGACGAGGCCGTTGCGCAGTTGCGGCGGCAGCGGCTGACCATCATCAAGGTCGACGAGTCCAAGTCGACGCCGAAGAAGAGTCTCGGGTCGATCAAGATGCGCGACATCGTGATCTTCACGCGACAGTTCTCGACGATGATCAACGCCGGCTTGCCGCTGGTGCAGGCGCTGGATATTCTCGCGCGGCAATCCGAGAACAAGGCGCTGCAGGCGGTGGTGCGTGAAGTGGTGTTTGACGTCGAATCGGGCAACACCGTGGCCGATGCCATGAAGAAGCATCCCAAGGCCTTCTCCGACCTGTACACCAACATGGTGGCGGCCGGTGAAGCGGGTGGTATTCTCGACACCATCCTGAATCGCCTGGCCATCTTCATGGAAAAGAACGACGCCCTCGTTCGCAAGGTGAAGGGCGCGATGATCTACCCCACGGTCATCATGTGCGTGGCCGCGTTGTGCGTGGTCATTCTGTTGTGGAAGGTCATCCCGGTGTTCGCCAGCATGTTCGGCAGCGTCGGCATGGAATTGCCCTTGCCTACCCGCGTCGTGATCGGGATGTCAGGGTTCCTCAACGCGTACTGGTGGGCATGCATCCTGGGTATCGCCGGTTTCGGATACTTCATCAAGCAGTACTACGCCACCAATAACGGGCAGTTGGTCATCGACCGCTTCCTGTTGCACGTGCCGGTGCTGGGCGACGTGCTGCGCAAGTCGGCCGTGTCGCGCTTCACCCGCACGCTGGGCACGCTGATTTCGTCCGGCGTGAGCATTCTGGACGGCCTGGAAATCACGGCGCGCACGTCGGGCAACCGCGTGGTGCAGGATGCCATCATGGGCAGTCGCGCCAGCATCGCCGGCGGTGAAACCATTGCCGGTCCCTTGCAGAAATCGGCCGTGTTTCCGCCCATGGTCATCAGCATGATTGCCGTGGGTGAACAGACGGGTGGCCTGGACGAGATGCTCACCAAGATTGCCGACTTCTACGATGACGAAGTCGATGCGGCCGTGAGCGCGCTGCTGTCGCTGCTCGAACCCATCATGATCGTATTCCTTGGCGTGGTGGTGGGCGGCATGATCGTGGCGATGTACCTGCCGATCTTCGACATGGTGAATGCGGTGAAGTAG
- a CDS encoding TolC family protein: MNMLKLRVARCRLGTFARIACRPLSTAGLLLAASTAPVIAQRLSTAPSPLTLDELYAQVARNNPRASAARALAQAAQARIPGASRPPDPQLQLGFMNRTLPNLAPMPVLGMTQVQVMQMIPLSGKLGWSGRVARVQASAANARSDDAGWDARTRAAMMFYDLHVTDRGLDVARETLRLLADIARTAESMYRVGDGRQADVLRAQVALARMEEDTLRMQAMREVAEAAINALNDHDADATVGTPVLPEFPDSVPTRRWLDSVAVGNRPMIRAGVEDVRAAEATERLSQKEIIPDLTVGVQYGQQGGAMGGTERMGSLMLGVSVPVFARSRQLRMRDETSAMRQMAQAELTAMRAETRGKIGEAYAALTRARRLMQLYRTTVIPQAEAAAASALSTYRVGGVDFMTVLDDRMTVNQYRQQLHALEAEQGKAWAELEMLVGRTLITPNGVAKDRDASSGDTP, translated from the coding sequence ATGAACATGTTGAAGCTACGTGTCGCACGTTGCCGCCTTGGCACGTTCGCCCGCATCGCTTGTCGGCCGTTGTCGACGGCCGGCCTGTTGCTGGCGGCGTCCACCGCGCCAGTCATCGCGCAGCGCCTCTCGACGGCTCCTTCGCCGTTGACCCTCGATGAGCTGTATGCCCAGGTCGCGCGGAACAACCCGCGGGCATCGGCGGCACGGGCATTGGCCCAGGCCGCACAGGCGCGCATACCCGGTGCGTCCAGACCTCCCGATCCGCAACTGCAGCTGGGATTCATGAACCGCACGCTGCCAAACCTGGCGCCGATGCCCGTGTTGGGCATGACGCAGGTGCAAGTCATGCAGATGATCCCGCTGTCGGGAAAACTCGGCTGGTCCGGACGCGTGGCCCGCGTGCAGGCGTCGGCCGCCAATGCGCGCTCCGACGATGCGGGGTGGGACGCGCGCACGCGTGCGGCGATGATGTTCTACGATCTGCACGTCACCGATCGCGGTCTCGACGTGGCGCGTGAGACTCTTCGTTTGCTTGCGGACATTGCCCGCACCGCGGAATCGATGTATCGCGTGGGCGATGGTCGGCAGGCCGATGTGCTGCGCGCGCAGGTGGCGCTGGCCAGAATGGAGGAGGACACCCTGCGCATGCAGGCGATGCGAGAGGTTGCCGAGGCCGCGATCAACGCCTTGAACGACCACGACGCGGACGCGACGGTCGGCACACCGGTGCTGCCCGAGTTTCCGGACAGTGTGCCGACGCGCCGCTGGCTCGACTCCGTCGCTGTGGGCAACCGCCCGATGATCAGGGCCGGTGTTGAGGACGTACGCGCTGCTGAAGCGACGGAGCGCCTCTCGCAGAAGGAGATCATCCCCGATCTCACGGTGGGGGTCCAATACGGACAGCAAGGTGGCGCCATGGGCGGCACGGAGCGCATGGGCAGCCTGATGCTTGGCGTGTCAGTCCCGGTGTTTGCGCGGTCGCGGCAACTCCGCATGCGCGACGAGACCAGTGCAATGCGACAGATGGCGCAGGCCGAGCTGACGGCCATGCGCGCCGAGACGCGGGGCAAGATTGGTGAAGCCTATGCCGCGCTCACGCGCGCGCGCCGGCTGATGCAGTTGTATCGCACCACCGTGATCCCGCAGGCTGAAGCGGCGGCGGCGTCCGCGCTGTCGACGTATCGCGTGGGCGGCGTGGATTTCATGACGGTCCTCGATGATCGCATGACGGTGAATCAGTACCGCCAGCAGCTGCACGCGCTTGAAGCGGAGCAGGGCAAGGCGTGGGCCGAACTCGAAATGTTGGTTGGACGCACCCTGATCACCCCCAACGGCGTCGCCAAAGACCGCGATGCGTCATCCGGAGACACGCCATGA
- a CDS encoding efflux RND transporter periplasmic adaptor subunit produces MNASRLVRLAAYTAVLAVTVAGVYVVRRPDAAPTATSTATSKATPAASGHDHAAMAGASGAGAAQPVMLTASEAQRIGVTYAVATVGPLGRDVRTVGQVTFDETRIHTIAPKIDGWVEQLIVNATGQLVVAGQPLLTLYAPMLVSAQEELLLAKRLEHDVAGATGDTRQRTSDLLVSARRRLAYWDIPDSVIADIERLGVVRKTMTIRASSGGYVLEKNVLAGQKIMSGDALFKLADLSTVWIEGEVFEQDLASVRVGAEVRSEFQALPGDTRTGRISYVYPTLNPTTRTVRVRVVLPNPGIQLKPGMYATLLITGTQRRAVLTVPRSAVLSTGERSMVFVRDASGMLTPREVALGVSTDERIEILRGLTAGETVVASATFLVDAESNLGKALGGMGNMPGMDMTTAPKPLPKGKE; encoded by the coding sequence ATGAACGCCTCACGACTGGTTCGTCTGGCCGCATATACTGCTGTGCTGGCGGTGACCGTTGCTGGCGTGTACGTCGTCAGACGGCCTGACGCAGCACCCACGGCGACATCCACGGCGACGTCCAAGGCGACGCCGGCCGCATCGGGGCACGATCACGCGGCCATGGCGGGCGCAAGCGGCGCCGGCGCCGCCCAGCCCGTGATGCTCACCGCCAGTGAGGCGCAGCGCATTGGGGTGACGTATGCCGTGGCAACGGTCGGCCCGCTGGGTCGCGACGTGCGCACGGTCGGGCAGGTGACCTTCGACGAAACGCGCATTCATACCATCGCGCCGAAGATTGACGGCTGGGTGGAGCAGTTGATTGTCAACGCCACCGGGCAGTTGGTGGTGGCGGGGCAGCCACTGCTGACGCTCTACGCGCCAATGCTGGTGTCGGCGCAGGAAGAACTGCTGCTGGCCAAACGACTGGAGCACGACGTGGCCGGCGCCACCGGTGACACCCGTCAACGCACCAGCGACTTGTTGGTGTCGGCGCGCCGCCGCCTGGCGTACTGGGACATCCCCGACAGCGTGATTGCCGACATCGAACGACTGGGCGTTGTGCGCAAGACGATGACGATTCGCGCGTCGTCGGGCGGGTATGTCCTGGAAAAGAACGTCCTCGCCGGCCAGAAGATCATGAGCGGCGACGCGCTGTTCAAGCTGGCGGATCTGAGCACGGTGTGGATTGAAGGCGAAGTGTTCGAACAGGATCTCGCGTCGGTGCGCGTTGGCGCCGAGGTGCGTTCCGAGTTTCAGGCGCTCCCGGGCGATACGCGCACGGGCCGTATCTCGTATGTGTATCCCACACTCAACCCCACCACCCGAACTGTGCGCGTGCGAGTGGTGCTGCCCAACCCGGGTATCCAACTCAAGCCGGGGATGTACGCCACGTTGCTGATTACCGGGACGCAGCGCCGCGCCGTGCTCACGGTGCCCCGTTCGGCCGTGCTGTCCACTGGGGAACGCAGCATGGTGTTCGTGCGCGATGCGAGCGGCATGCTGACTCCGCGCGAAGTGGCCCTGGGCGTGTCCACCGACGAGCGCATCGAGATTCTGCGCGGACTCACGGCCGGTGAGACCGTGGTGGCATCGGCCACGTTCCTGGTGGACGCCGAATCCAATCTGGGCAAGGCGTTGGGTGGCATGGGCAACATGCCGGGCATGGACATGACCACGGCCCCGAAACCGTTGCCCAAAGGGAAGGAGTAG
- a CDS encoding efflux RND transporter permease subunit, with protein MPRRIIAWAVANRLLVLLFTAAAAVGGVYAVQRTPLEALPDLSDVQVIVQANYNEQAPRIVEDQVTYPIAAEMLKVPGARVVRGYSFFGVSFVYVIFADGTDLYWARSRVLEYLNGVQGKLPSTVKPTLGPDATGLGWVYQYALEDTSGRLDLAQLRGLQDWYLRYALTAVPGVSEVASVGGFEKQYQVDIDPARLLAYGIPVTRVMSAIQSANNDVGAMTMELSEREYMVRGLGYLKSIADIESIVVGATAQGTPIRVAELGRVSVGPAIRRGVTDLDGRGDAVGGIVVMRFGQNALTTINRIKVALAAAAKGLPPGVVVRPVYDRSDLIERAIDNLRGKLLEESIIVAVVCIVFLLHASSALVAILTLPIGILMAFIAMRTIGVGADIMSLGGIAIAIGAMIDAAIVMIENMHKHLERAVDAKQGAEARAGKSFNASVLTPGERWRVVVESSMEVGPALFFSLLIITVSFLPVFALEGQEGRLFKPLAFTKTFSMAAASLLSLTLVPVTMGLFIRGTIYRERSNPLNRALVALYRPVIHFVLAHRGPVIMAAVVTLVLSWIPWTRLGSEFMPPMEEGTILFMPTTLPGIPVARAREVLRQQDAILKTFPEVEHVWGKAGRAETATDPAGLDMFETTITLKPKAQWRDGLTYDALVNQMDSAVRMPGVTNAWTMPIKGRIDMLATGIRTPVGIKIFGPDLAELERIGKAVESAVQMIPGTRSAFAERAMSGYYLDIDIDRAAAARHGVNVADVQIVIATAIGGMTITQTVEGRERYGVRVRYPQELRDTPERLASVLVPINHDVGTATTGVTAAPSMGGSGMPGGNAASGAAQVPLGQLATIRQVAGPMVVRTEGATPTAWVYVDVVGRDIGSYVQEAQKMVGDMITLPPGYTIVWSGQYEYMQRAKETMKLVIPATLAIIFLLLYFNFKSVGETLIVMLSLPFALVGGVWFVWALDFNWSVAVAIGFIALAGVAAETGVVMLIYLDQAWQARVARGVTPSVHDLYEAVVEGAVDRVRPKLMTVTAIMAGLLPILWGNGTGASVMKRIAAPMVGGMISSTVLTLIVIPAVYSLWKARGALAVTGNARYPQGGRRQRFAMQS; from the coding sequence ATGCCCAGACGAATCATCGCATGGGCCGTGGCGAACCGACTGCTGGTGCTGCTGTTCACGGCAGCCGCTGCTGTTGGCGGTGTGTATGCCGTGCAGCGCACACCACTGGAAGCCCTGCCGGATCTGTCCGATGTCCAGGTGATAGTGCAGGCGAATTACAACGAGCAGGCGCCGCGCATTGTCGAGGATCAGGTCACGTATCCCATTGCCGCCGAGATGCTCAAGGTGCCCGGCGCGCGCGTGGTGCGCGGCTATTCGTTCTTTGGTGTGTCATTCGTGTACGTCATCTTTGCCGACGGCACCGATTTGTATTGGGCGCGCTCGCGGGTGCTGGAATACCTGAATGGCGTGCAAGGCAAATTGCCCTCCACCGTGAAGCCCACCCTGGGTCCCGATGCCACCGGGCTCGGCTGGGTGTATCAGTACGCGCTGGAAGACACCAGCGGCCGACTCGATCTGGCGCAACTGCGCGGTCTGCAGGACTGGTATCTGCGGTACGCGCTCACGGCCGTGCCCGGCGTGTCGGAAGTGGCGTCGGTGGGTGGATTTGAAAAACAGTATCAGGTGGACATCGACCCGGCGCGTCTGCTGGCCTACGGCATTCCGGTCACGCGCGTGATGAGCGCCATTCAGTCCGCCAACAACGATGTGGGCGCCATGACCATGGAGTTGTCCGAGCGCGAGTACATGGTGCGCGGACTTGGCTATCTCAAATCCATCGCTGACATCGAGAGCATCGTGGTGGGCGCCACGGCGCAGGGGACACCGATCCGCGTGGCGGAGTTGGGGCGCGTGTCAGTGGGACCGGCCATTCGACGCGGTGTGACTGACCTGGACGGACGCGGCGACGCGGTGGGCGGCATTGTGGTCATGCGTTTCGGCCAGAATGCCTTGACCACCATCAACCGCATCAAGGTGGCGCTGGCGGCAGCCGCCAAGGGACTGCCACCCGGTGTGGTGGTGCGCCCGGTGTACGACCGCAGCGATCTCATTGAACGCGCCATCGACAATCTGCGGGGCAAGCTGCTGGAGGAATCGATCATTGTCGCGGTGGTGTGCATCGTGTTTCTGCTGCATGCCAGTTCGGCGTTGGTGGCCATTCTCACGCTGCCCATTGGCATCCTGATGGCGTTCATCGCCATGCGCACCATTGGGGTGGGCGCGGACATCATGTCGTTGGGGGGCATCGCCATTGCCATTGGCGCCATGATTGACGCGGCCATTGTGATGATCGAAAACATGCACAAGCATCTGGAGCGCGCCGTTGATGCCAAGCAGGGCGCTGAAGCGCGCGCAGGGAAGTCCTTCAACGCCTCAGTGCTGACGCCGGGCGAACGCTGGCGCGTGGTCGTCGAGTCGTCCATGGAGGTTGGGCCGGCACTGTTCTTCTCGCTGCTCATCATCACCGTGTCGTTCCTTCCCGTGTTCGCGCTGGAAGGGCAGGAGGGCCGTTTGTTCAAGCCGCTGGCCTTCACGAAAACGTTTTCCATGGCGGCGGCCAGCCTGCTGTCTCTCACACTGGTGCCGGTAACGATGGGGCTGTTCATTCGCGGCACGATATACCGCGAACGCAGCAACCCGCTCAATCGCGCACTGGTTGCGCTCTATCGCCCGGTCATTCACTTCGTACTGGCGCACCGTGGCCCGGTGATCATGGCGGCCGTGGTCACGCTGGTGCTGTCGTGGATTCCCTGGACGCGCCTTGGCAGCGAGTTCATGCCGCCCATGGAAGAGGGCACGATCCTGTTCATGCCCACCACGCTCCCCGGCATTCCCGTGGCGCGGGCGCGCGAAGTGCTGCGCCAACAGGATGCAATCCTCAAGACGTTTCCCGAAGTGGAGCACGTGTGGGGCAAGGCTGGACGCGCCGAGACGGCCACCGATCCCGCCGGTCTCGACATGTTCGAGACCACGATCACGCTCAAGCCGAAAGCGCAGTGGCGCGACGGCCTCACGTACGACGCGCTGGTGAATCAGATGGACTCGGCGGTGCGCATGCCGGGTGTGACGAACGCCTGGACCATGCCCATCAAGGGGCGTATCGACATGCTGGCCACCGGCATTCGCACACCGGTAGGTATCAAGATTTTTGGTCCCGATCTGGCGGAATTGGAGCGCATCGGGAAGGCGGTGGAAAGTGCGGTGCAGATGATTCCCGGCACGCGGAGCGCCTTCGCGGAACGCGCCATGTCCGGCTACTACCTGGACATCGACATCGATCGCGCCGCCGCGGCGCGGCATGGCGTGAACGTGGCCGATGTGCAGATCGTGATTGCCACGGCGATTGGCGGCATGACCATCACGCAAACGGTGGAAGGCCGTGAACGCTACGGCGTGCGGGTGCGCTATCCGCAGGAGTTGCGCGATACGCCCGAGCGCTTGGCTTCTGTGCTGGTGCCGATCAATCATGACGTGGGGACTGCAACGACCGGCGTCACCGCGGCGCCTTCGATGGGCGGCAGCGGCATGCCGGGTGGCAACGCGGCGTCTGGCGCGGCGCAGGTGCCGCTGGGTCAATTGGCCACTATCCGGCAGGTAGCCGGGCCTATGGTGGTGCGTACGGAAGGTGCCACACCAACCGCGTGGGTATACGTGGACGTGGTGGGCCGCGACATTGGCAGCTATGTGCAAGAGGCGCAGAAGATGGTGGGCGACATGATCACGTTGCCGCCGGGCTACACGATTGTGTGGAGCGGCCAGTACGAGTACATGCAGCGTGCCAAAGAAACGATGAAACTGGTAATTCCGGCCACGCTGGCCATCATCTTCCTGCTGCTCTACTTCAACTTCAAGAGTGTTGGGGAAACGCTCATCGTGATGCTGTCGCTGCCCTTCGCTCTTGTGGGCGGCGTATGGTTTGTGTGGGCGCTGGACTTCAACTGGTCGGTGGCGGTGGCGATTGGATTCATTGCGCTGGCGGGTGTGGCCGCCGAAACCGGCGTGGTGATGCTGATCTACCTCGATCAGGCCTGGCAGGCGCGCGTGGCGCGCGGCGTGACGCCATCTGTTCACGACCTGTACGAAGCCGTCGTGGAGGGCGCCGTGGACCGGGTGCGTCCCAAGCTGATGACGGTGACGGCCATCATGGCGGGACTGCTGCCAATTCTCTGGGGGAACGGCACCGGCGCCAGCGTGATGAAGCGCATCGCGGCGCCCATGGTGGGCGGGATGATTTCCAGCACCGTGCTGACGTTGATCGTGATTCCGGCGGTGTATTCGCTGTGGAAGGCGCGAGGTGCGCTTGCTGTGACGGGCAACGCACGGTATCCCCAGGGGGGGCGGAGACAGCGGTTTGCGATGCAGTCCTGA
- a CDS encoding response regulator has translation MTERKRVEVELKKAKAAAESASRTKSEFLASMSHEIRTPMNAIMGIADLLAKTPLSDEQDRFVQIFRRAGDNLLNLINDILDLSKVEASQLELEQTGFPIRDLVGKIIEMVAARAQENGLTLVSDVAADVPADLIGDPTRLQQVLLNLLGNAIKFTESGTVTLRVGTDGSKAVPTALRFTVSDTGIGIPDEKLSRVFERFTQADSSTTRRFGGSGLGLTISKRLVELMGGRIWAESTVGVGSIFAFAAPFELWMDEEGHMSIPISAEPDAPLLPLRILLVEDSIDNCTITIAYLSDTPYKVEVAANGAIAFDMFVAGHYDLVLMDRQMPVMDGLTSTRAIRAWEHANHRPATPIVALTASALKGDREQCLAAGCTAFLTKPIRQDVLLRAIANRASVARAQSREERIQSLERVVPENPQIAERVPTFLQNRRNDVATMRDALTRDDLQAAERLGHNMRGTGASYGFQAITDIGFAIEEEAGRGDVRATRHWVDELSVYLERMERDGATA, from the coding sequence GTGACGGAGCGCAAGCGGGTGGAAGTGGAACTCAAGAAGGCCAAAGCGGCGGCGGAAAGCGCCAGCCGGACCAAATCGGAGTTTCTGGCCAGCATGAGTCACGAAATCCGCACGCCGATGAATGCCATCATGGGCATCGCCGACCTGCTGGCGAAAACCCCGCTGTCGGATGAGCAGGACCGGTTTGTCCAGATTTTCCGTCGCGCCGGTGACAACCTGCTCAATCTGATCAACGATATTCTCGACCTCTCCAAAGTCGAGGCCTCGCAGTTGGAACTGGAACAGACCGGGTTTCCGATTCGTGACCTCGTGGGGAAGATTATCGAGATGGTCGCCGCGCGAGCGCAGGAGAATGGGCTGACGCTGGTGAGCGACGTGGCCGCCGACGTGCCAGCGGATCTCATCGGCGATCCCACGCGACTGCAACAAGTGCTGCTCAACTTGCTGGGCAATGCCATCAAGTTCACGGAGTCGGGCACCGTGACGCTTCGCGTTGGCACTGATGGAAGCAAGGCAGTCCCCACGGCGTTGCGCTTCACCGTGAGCGACACCGGCATTGGGATTCCCGACGAAAAGTTGAGCCGCGTGTTTGAGCGGTTTACGCAGGCCGATTCCTCCACCACGCGACGGTTCGGCGGCTCCGGACTGGGGTTGACCATCTCCAAGCGACTGGTGGAACTGATGGGCGGCCGGATCTGGGCGGAAAGCACGGTCGGCGTGGGAAGCATCTTTGCGTTTGCCGCACCGTTCGAATTGTGGATGGACGAGGAAGGCCACATGTCAATCCCGATCAGCGCTGAACCGGATGCCCCGCTGCTGCCGCTTCGCATCCTGCTGGTGGAGGATTCGATCGACAATTGCACGATCACCATTGCCTACTTGTCGGACACGCCCTACAAGGTGGAGGTGGCCGCGAACGGCGCGATCGCCTTCGACATGTTCGTGGCCGGGCACTACGATCTGGTCCTCATGGACCGCCAGATGCCCGTCATGGACGGCCTGACGTCAACCCGTGCCATTCGCGCGTGGGAACACGCCAACCATCGCCCCGCCACGCCCATCGTGGCCCTCACGGCGTCGGCGCTCAAAGGGGATCGGGAGCAATGCCTGGCCGCGGGGTGCACGGCCTTCCTCACCAAGCCCATCCGTCAGGACGTGCTGCTGCGCGCCATTGCCAACCGGGCGTCTGTCGCGCGCGCGCAATCGCGCGAAGAGCGCATCCAGAGCCTGGAGCGCGTGGTGCCGGAGAACCCGCAGATTGCCGAACGCGTGCCGACCTTTCTCCAGAACCGGCGCAACGACGTCGCCACCATGCGGGACGCCTTGACGCGGGATGACCTGCAGGCGGCCGAACGACTCGGGCACAATATGCGCGGCACGGGCGCGAGTTATGGATTTCAGGCAATCACGGATATCGGTTTCGCGATTGAGGAGGAGGCCGGTCGGGGCGACGTGCGCGCCACGCGACATTGGGTTGATGAGTTATCGGTGTACCTGGAGCGGATGGAGCGCGACGGCGCGACGGCCTGA
- a CDS encoding PAS domain S-box protein produces the protein MTTDPAGIITDVNKQMEALTGCTRDELIGAPFKDCFTDPERAEAAIKLVLNEKTVSDFELTRGHAMARPRCPTTPPRSTIDRERYRVFSRRRVT, from the coding sequence ATGACCACCGATCCAGCGGGCATCATCACCGACGTCAACAAGCAGATGGAGGCGCTGACCGGATGCACGCGCGACGAGTTGATTGGCGCGCCCTTCAAGGACTGCTTCACCGATCCGGAACGGGCCGAGGCGGCCATCAAGCTGGTGCTCAATGAGAAGACGGTGTCCGACTTCGAGTTGACGCGCGGGCACGCGATGGCAAGACCACGGTGTCCTACAACGCCACCACGTTCTACGATCGATCGCGAACGCTACAGGGTGTTTTCGCGGCGGCGCGTGACGTGA
- a CDS encoding response regulator transcription factor: protein MKSPFETPLIPSETIRVAIVDDNRLVREALTAMLDRLPDVRVVPSRDLDMLPLAEQRPHVVLLDVGLRDQDSLAAASALIKAMPFAKVIVMDLLPVNEEIVEFVNAGVSGFVLKDASFDEFVATIRLVAGGEKVLPPRMTETLFAQIAKEAVTRGVQEVIDDVRLTRREREVIDLIGEGLSNKEIAQRLNIATHTVKSHVRNVMEKLTLHTRLQISAYHHREGPA, encoded by the coding sequence ATGAAATCACCTTTTGAGACGCCTTTGATTCCCAGCGAGACCATTCGGGTCGCAATCGTCGATGACAATCGCCTGGTGCGCGAAGCACTCACGGCGATGCTCGACCGACTGCCAGATGTCCGTGTGGTACCGTCACGCGACCTCGACATGTTGCCGCTGGCGGAACAGCGACCGCATGTCGTGTTGCTGGACGTGGGTCTCCGCGATCAGGACAGTCTGGCCGCCGCGTCGGCGCTCATCAAGGCGATGCCGTTCGCCAAGGTGATTGTCATGGATCTCCTGCCCGTGAACGAGGAGATCGTCGAGTTTGTGAACGCCGGCGTTTCGGGATTCGTGCTCAAGGACGCCAGCTTCGACGAGTTCGTGGCCACCATACGGCTGGTGGCCGGCGGAGAGAAAGTGCTGCCGCCCCGCATGACGGAAACCCTGTTCGCCCAGATCGCCAAGGAAGCCGTGACTCGCGGTGTCCAAGAGGTCATCGATGACGTGCGCCTGACCCGTCGCGAGCGAGAGGTGATCGACCTCATTGGTGAAGGATTGAGCAACAAGGAAATTGCGCAGCGCCTCAACATCGCCACGCATACCGTCAAGAGCCATGTCCGCAACGTGATGGAAAAGCTCACGTTGCACACGCGGTTGCAGATCTCCGCGTATCACCATCGGGAAGGTCCCGCGTAG